CCCAGAAAACTCAAAAGAAAAAAGAAGGAGGATCTGGTGGCAAAGCCAAAAAGAAGGTCAGTTTTCAAATCAATACTGGTTGTAATCACAATTAAggttatgttatacatttttatttgttttttgagtGCAGAAGTGGTCTAAAGGTAAAGTTCGTGACAAGTTGAACAATCAAGTTTTGTTCGATAAGGTATCATATGACAAACTGTTAAAAGAAGTTCCATCGTACAAACTCATTACCCCGTCTGTTGTTAGTGAACGTTTGAAGGTTCGTGGATCATTGGCAAGAAAAGCTTTAGAGGAACTCTGCCAAAAAGGTGAGtagatatacaaataaacattttatgaacaaaattcatgatttttgaatataattatgcaGGTCTTATCAAGCAAGTAATACAACACCATGCCCAATTAATATACACAAGGGTAACTAAGGGAGACGAATAAggatgtttttgtaaaataattattttattaaatatattaaaaataatataacaaaaattcaaGTTTTGGTTTATTTAAGTGTAATAAGGTAATtagttttagttaaaatttaaattagatactATAATTTATGATCTGTCAATGTGTATATAAACATCGGTTTGACATAATTCCGATATTGAACACATTTACACATTTTCCTAATTTTATggtttaaagataaataaactACAGGACTATTCTTAGGCGTTCGCTcattcaaaaatactttatttagcttattttcaattaaataatacacaacaattagttttgtagttaaattaataaattttgtcaaggaCTTAagtaaaatgtcaaaatttaaatttaaaaccaagtACTTTACAGTATTATCTTAGAAAAAAcagtataacatttatatagtcCTGCCCGCGAGAGTCCATACGTGCTAACGCGTCCGTCGCTGCACATCGGTTCCCCTTCCATAAGCCGAATTATACTGATCGGAAGCCGGCCGTCAATGATCGCCAACAGCCGTCGTTGACATTCTTGTATACGTAGCAACAGTAATAAACACGTTTTTAcgaaatttgattaatttgtttttttataactggTCTTTTGTGTTtacgttataagtttataacatatttttttacgagtttttttttattcaatatggaGAATCATATAACACCCCCAAAACGCAATTAATTAGCCGTGTTAACGAGCCGCTGTTTTCACATTGCCAAGTGTTGGGAATGGCACTATGGTGGGAGGAAATTCGGCCGGCAGACGTCGCGTACGCCAGTATCGATGCGCGGTTTATGTATGGACTCTTGTGGGCTGGACTATAGTTAGGTACAttcaaaaataagttattttgtgTGTTAAagctttattattatcttaaacctaatactttttaaataatcaaatttttttcaacttcttTTTTCTATAGGTAGCATTATAATCTGcaaatgataatttttgttttttaaatctttttacgGGATGTAATAGGGAGACGTGACAGatgtaataacttttgttctaatcaatgttttttttttttaatactgaaaatgaaaaaaaaaatggataaattcaaaatagccaatttgcaAATGTGatttaaaagaacaattttgatggtaaaaacaattatctaagtcaagtagcttattttttaaatttttaatatttttttgagtaaattcatttaaaatatatataaataataagtttaaaatattatttttagaaatttcttGACaagagtatatatttttttaaattatttactaaccaTATATTTTTGGCATACGTTATTGTAGCATCTTTTTTTGTCAGGTCTTCCCGTTACACcctgtattatatagtataatgttctTTGTTGTATAATGCCAGTCcacttataaaaaatgtgtatatgtacctatttcgttgactgtttaaattataaacaaatttagtaATACTTACTTTACTCAGAAAAACTTAACACTACACatcatacacattttttactatattatgtcagAGTAGAGATATTATTTTAgtctgattatttaatattttaataagaacttcagcgataattaaaaaattacaatattgtatcaaactagcaaatattgatattatatttacagtgaTGTGttactacattttaatattttatcatatttcagaCTTATCCTCGtcttattctattatatttataaacataatagagATTGTCGTACCCCCATGTTTTATCTTTGTCTCATTAACGTATACTAGCAAATGCCACATTTTTCGTAGGCAATGCATTTTactcaatttaaaaaacactATTTTTAATGTTGTGTGAATCGACTTAGTCAAATTTTgaagtaaataattatctatttttaaatacatattacttatatatgcAGGTATGTCAGCCTCTTAACATTGTTGGAAACATTTGTATATCTTGTCAACATGGACAGCTGGGTTATGAATCACTGTTATCTTATCACAcggttaaatatttaactcttttTATTGGTGGTAGACGGCACTGCTGGGACGATTGTGCATTACttcacaataaatatttgacCCTACGAACAGGGCTTTACACTATAATACACTAGATAAGAAACTCTTGCCATTAAATAAATCTTGTCTCAGGATTTCTTGGTTGTTAATTGACAaggataatattgtgtaaacaaTATGTGTATCATTGGTATTTCGGGATATcacctaattatttttcaatttttatatccatGCAAACTTTTCCAAGTTCCAACCCTAAGCATGAAAGACAAGTTTCTTTTATTTACTTAGGGTATATACTCTGTCCAAGGTGAGAGAGCAACCCAGCGGTTACCAAAAATCGTCTATTTCTGCGCATTCCAACCAATTAACCGGCACGAGCACAACTTGTTGAACGCTGCCGCTAGACTGTGCAGCGGCACCATTGTATGCCGGTTCAGATACCCCATGGTGGGAGAATTATTCAGACCTCAAAACGGCGGAGCTCATTCCATTTGGATGCACAAGCGAGGTGTGCTCTCTCGTTGGACAGAGTATAATtcaatacgtaataataataatatttttttttaactaacagtTTGTAAATAAGTTGCAGTTTAACatgacaaacaaaatataatataatggtttcaACCTGCCGTATTAAAATGtcttgtttgttattttatggaACTCGTGGAATTACAaacgcaaaatatttttatgggtTGGTACTCTCAAAATAAGAAATGGCTGTATAAAAGtgttactttaaataatttatatatatgcttctaaacataaatatattttatataaaataatataagcattaggtaaaccataaaaaaaaaatatatatatatatatatatatacatcaaaaCAATGTTTGGAAAATAACAGGTTGATAAATCTATACATCAAACTGGGcagtcaattttatatttaataattatgtatgactaaaatttaatttatattactttaattaggattattatttttatagatatgtaTCCTCCCtgcatatttgtttaattttaaaacttaattctataatttatagattataaataaacttcAAATTATCCTACTGTGCTTGAGAAAAGAAACAATAATTCAACACAGCTTGTAAATCATCAAtcaaataagaaatttaaaaaaaaaaacaatttaacttttaattacacataaattaatttatattgtatttcatgaacgaaaaaaaaaatctaacataTTAACAacattcaaaaagaaaaatatataattaattcaaagatatttttataaattgtgtggaaaatattagtattttaattcttaagaCTTCAGTGATCAGTATTGTATATACAgacaagttattttatttaaaaaacattacagTAGAAAAACATGAAATACAGGCACACAtgcatacttatattttaaactaattaagataattaattattatataaaaggataatattaatatcaaaattaaaattatgagttttttttcaaatattccaAAAGAATTATAACATAAACTTTATTGTTACttgaaattatttacaatacaatttctAGACTAAATATAGAAGAAAtctacaacaattttttttgttttcaatcgagcaattttaatttatggagattggttgtatatatatatatattatattaatttaatttaatttacattaaaaagaaaaaaaccttaaaatttGTACAAAGGTGTTTTTTGGAAAGTGATGCATATCAATACATGTTCCCATTACCGATGCCGACATTGTAGCTAAGTGGCGGTGGAAACAAACCGACTGATGTAAGACGGTAACTAGCCCTATCTTGGCGCATAGCACCAATAGTATGTCTTTCAACATGCTGCAACAATGGATTGGGATACTTGTCAATAACATGATTAGCTCTGATTAATTGGTGCATGTTTTGTGGATTTTTAGCCCCTAAacatacaaaagaaaaaatattagtaaacaaGTGGGTGTCAACAGATGACTGACAAttaatgacaaatattaaataataataaaaaaaaaaaaaacctttaaaccAAAATGCAAAAAACTATGAAGCAATTGAAAATAAGGTTCAAGGGTCTAGGGAGTAGAATAAGAATATATGGGTTTAGAGTACAGAAagacatataatacatatctaaattatgaataaattttaAGGTAATAAGCTAGTTAAAAGAATAGCCACCAAATACTTGTACCAAAACTTAATAAATGCAACTACACAATTATAATCTgaacttataatttaagatgAAAAGACAAACaaagataatatacattaattgtattcattgacCATCAACAACCAAAATATAACTTCAATTACCATTTATATAAAACCAAAACctgataaataatacaaataaaaaattccattcaaataaaaacattataatgttatataaccaataaaataacacAAGGATATTTTTGATGGTATTTAGGAAAAGATAATGGctattgaaatatgataataggaaaaaacacaacatatttgatttttaaatattaaaattgaaaaatatataagttgatttaatagaatacaatataaacaatatttttacttcagcaTCATTGAGCAGAGTTCATCTTAGTAGCAAAAAAGTGCAAGTGGTTATTTTGTGCCCCAGCCTTCGCCcacccaaaaataaataaaatatgttaaaaaacttttattaccTGAAATGTcgaatgtacataaaaaaaatactctactAAATAACAAACTCACAAAACTACTATCAAGCTGAAGggtttaataatgcatttttagtGTTGGTCATTATTGTCCaaccaataaaaacaatttgaaaaatataatcagCAAATGTTAACGacctaaatttttataagctataTCTCTTCCCATTaggttattattaggtacaagtTACAACAACATCATTACCAACAATACTATCTTATTTTCcaactattaaatttatgttttatattgcaattaattaggtaaatgttgactaattaaatatttttcaattttaaagaaaatagacATGACCTATCTAATTGTATTAGCTATATCCCGGGGTATACCCAGGCATTTTTCAAAGGGTGtgtccaaatttttttaaaatgtaaaaagtatacGACTAGTGATTTGCACCTCAAGATCTTTAAATTCTGTTAataaatggggggggggggggcaaaccCACCTTGGGTACGCCCCTCACTATatctatattactttttttcatacttattttccttattttagattatacccaattaatcaataatatgattgaatactttttcactgaataattaaaattaactcaaaataattaacaaaattattcatcTCACTCACATTCATTAAATTATGACTACAGACTACTTATTATGATGAAAAACATACaactttaaaatgcaaaatgtaATAGGATGGAAAAGTATTTCTAACTATTTAATCTAATAGTtccctattttaaaataacatttatttaaaaatgttataccaaCACCCACTACAcagtatttatgtttttcacattctcaaaatatttaatatttatacaagtatttttgaaatgattttagTTTAAACATCCTAACTAAACTATAACACACTAAGGGCCGttttacaatgtccggttaaagataaccgacacttaaccggctgAATTCCatcggtaataaaatctgttatcagtcggatcggacattgtaagaacagcCTTAAATAACAGTTATCAGGTGTGTTATATCACTTATATCACTTATTATATACGATGACTATCTTGAAATAActaaattctttttaaaaaatgttgagctGTATAATAAATCCtctttttagttatttgtatttccataatattagaaatattaatcatgaaaaattgaatgaatattgAAAAGGTAAAAAGTTTTGCACatataatacgtaaataattaaatacctaataactaaaattataatttaaataattaagcaataataaacacaatataaatactaaataaacttaaataaaaaggCTGATTGTCaagaaatgtctataaaaaatcttaatattattaaaagtaatatataaaatgcttaatactttatattttataatatattatattgtattataatttgtagcaGTTTATTAATCACGTAAAACACTGTAATatgcatgatataaatattaaatagatgatAGATGATAGAAAACAAATGTACATATTGGGTAAaatgatcaatattttatttaatccaaatcattaaattaaatatcagaGAAACAGAATACTTACAATTACAATAAGAACTTTTgctaatcaatataatatataataataaaataacaaaaatatatatgcaaaaaatttaaaataagtataacttaaaaactcCTCTTAATGATATTAAGTTACATAATAGTtcattagtaataatttatattgtatatttatattcttgttCAATACAGAATTTGCTCGTTAGATATTAAAGTacagtgttttaaattattcatgaatatttttacagcatttACATGCAATAAATACTTGTCATCTATTAGTTGTATTTAATAGACTTAACAAAACTATAAGCTTGTCACTGAATAGACTATTAACCGATAgttatccaaatataaataattaccatacattttaatgtatcataataGGCCTATGTTTAGATACAATTGATGATACTTACAGGAAACCGATGAGCCAGAATTCAAGctattacattttgtttctGATCTATGACATGTAACTTCGAAGACATTGAAACAGATTATTGGTTGGGGgaaatttttaggtttttttctttttttcttttgttatctAGTAGCTTAAGTATGTGAGGGTGTCATTTGTACCTCTGTGCGCTAAACCGGTTTGTAGACCGGCTAAATAAGCTGCTTTCTGTTTGCCGTGTTCCTCTGCTATTTTTACTGATAGATGCTCTGTGCATCCCTCCAACAAAACACCATTTAGTTGAATAATTGCTTTTTGGGCATCTTCTTTTTTGTTATAACTAgtatatgaaagaaaaaaaatataatgttcattTAATGGCTTCAcactagatattatataatataactataaccaTAATACACATTTacgtgatataaaattatattgagaaaaatgaagaatatattaatttttaatgtcgaTTTCTGTGAtaagtttttttgtttagtaGGAATTTGTTGAAactatcagtataatattaaaaacaaagtcATATTTCGATATTCTATGAagttattttggaaaaaatattcatGAGCATCACTGCATTTTGAATAAGTACCAAATTTAACTAAGTTTAGCCCAGAATTGATTTGTAAATgtgattttgtattattagataccaatttataaaaataatacacctaTGCAAAATATCCTATGCCAATAGAAATAAAGCGAGATTAGTAGACTCTAAAACCAAgattttctgtatattattgtcCAGTTtcttgattaatttatttttgattaagttaatacttataatacatattatacacaaatttaATATCTTACCGAACAAATGCTACTCCTCTGGGAAGTCCACTATATTTGtctttgagtatatttttttgaacaatttgaCCATAAGGGGCAAATAAATCTTCAAGTTCTCTTTCTGTTAttgatctaaattattttaaaaatatttataaaataactacctattaaaattaactttagaacattatttcttttttacctTGGTAAATTTTGAACATAGAGGTTTGTATCTTTGATATCTTCTCCAGCAGGTCGAGCGTAAGATACTTTTAAACGTTTATTCTCAACTTGAAGACCATTCATCACCTCAATAGCTTTAGATGCATCTTCAGGGCGAACAAAGTTgacgaaaccaaaaccaaaactgTACCcagtctaaaaaatataatattaatttaataggtatgtaaatattagataatataaattattattagattataggtacattattttaggTACACTAAAATTGTTGtaggtaaaaaatgtttaaataaattgtaatacctagATGATTTCtaacaattttaacacatttttatttctaaaatttttttttttagaaagctatccgttgtttaaatattaagacaTCTATCAACGAATAACTAGGATtctatttgtacctatattatttgtcaATAGAAATGGCTGCCTACTAAAATGAACAACAAATCtgataggtataattaaaaggTAAAAagctcttaaaaaaaataaaatatagacaaGGATAGgtttagggccagttgcacagtctctgattaaagttaaccggagtttaaccatagacggtgcaactggccctaagtatttatattagttttcaaaaatatctatatacaaaTACTCAAATTACCCCTTAATTAGctgtcaaataaataataataataataataaaataataatagtaacaattaaaatacataatatagggacttgttttaataattttgttcttacctaaatagataatatagaaTAGATAGGcagatattaggtataattaatagtaggtacatatcaaTTGCATTAAACCATTATGAAATTGGCAgggatattagatattattactgTCAAATTGTATTAGCGTTATCCAAGGCGTTATCTTTGAACAATAATGTAATCAAAATGAATCTATTCCATAGTCTATACtctgtaatttatatgtaagtatatataaatacaccatttaaattatttacttttaaccgGGCTTCTGAGTTCTAACCcatcaaaattatatagaattgaAGGATATCATTTAACCCTTTCATaagaaaaataggtaatataatgtaaaatcaataaaaaaaatcaatacctaatCATTCAACACAGATATCTGCTTTGacatgaacaaatataatatcaatttattaaagcTGATAACgaagataattttaaagaaaatatacacttgtttatgtttttaagctgcctatacctaattaaattaaactaggtAGTACCATTAAGTCggaaacaataatatcatattattgtgatatatttaggcaaatattagttaaatgaaaaaattatttgtagaacaacaaaaaagaattaactattaacattaaaataggAACCTCGATAGGAACAGTCAGCCTGATAAGAATCTAGAGTATTAACACACCTATATTAGAATAATTGATTTAAGTTTATCTATTCAGTTCTTAAACTAAATTAAGGAAACTGTTAATGTACAGTTGGAATGAATTTGTTAAgctttacaatattttacaatgctGCTACGCTACTTATTTTCTCACCCAATCATTCATTCAATCAGTTTTAAAGAAATGTAATTCTTAAGAAATGACCGAGAAAATGATATACACACCTATATAACCTGACATATAACATAAGCTACATATCAATGTATTGTTCTGCGCGCAAGTTTAGATACTAGTTTAAAGTTTTCAGTCTCCTGTAGGGTTTCCTAAATTCTCATGCGGTTGTAAAATTACAAAGTTCACGAAATCCCCCAAACTACCACCTCAGCTTTTCATAAAATCTGTGGACCACTATGTACACTATATTGGTGGGAACTCACTTTGACGTCTTTCATCACCCGACACGCTTCGATTTGTCCAATC
This portion of the Acyrthosiphon pisum isolate AL4f chromosome A1, pea_aphid_22Mar2018_4r6ur, whole genome shotgun sequence genome encodes:
- the Rps25-2 gene encoding ribosomal protein S25 homolog 2; this translates as MPPKKDTKGSSKQPQKTQKKKEGGSGGKAKKKKWSKGKVRDKLNNQVLFDKVSYDKLLKEVPSYKLITPSVVSERLKVRGSLARKALEELCQKGLIKQVIQHHAQLIYTRVTKGDE
- the Sxl gene encoding sex-lethal, yielding MEPQDTSMTNLIINYLPQSMTDKKLHQMFTQIGQIEACRVMKDVKTGYSFGFGFVNFVRPEDASKAIEVMNGLQVENKRLKVSYARPAGEDIKDTNLYVQNLPRSITERELEDLFAPYGQIVQKNILKDKYSGLPRGVAFVRYNKKEDAQKAIIQLNGVLLEGCTEHLSVKIAEEHGKQKAAYLAGLQTGLAHRGTNDTLTYLSY